ACGAAGTTGCTCTGGGCCAACCAAGCCGTGAGGTCGATGTCATGGGTGGCCAGGTCCTTGACCACCCCGACGTCGGCGATACGGGCCGGGAACGGCCCCTGCCGCCTCGTGCTGATCTGGTAGACATCGCCCAGGTCACCGTTCTCCAAACGGTCCCGCAGGCTCTGCAACGAGGGATTGAACCGTTCGATGTGACCGACGGCACCGATGAGCCCCTTGGATTCAAAGGCTTCCGCGATGCGTCGCCCCGACTCGGAATCATTCGCGATCGGCTTCTCGACGAGGCAGTGGACACCTGCCTCGGCGAGTTGCAGCGCCACTTCCTCGTGCAGGATGGTGGGCACTGCTGCCACAGCCATATCAATGCCCTGCGCGATGAGTTCCTCAACCGTGTTGAAAACCGTCAGGCCGTCGGCAACGTTGTGGGGGTCGCCGAAGGAATCGGCAACAGCAACAAGGTCAACGCCTTCAAGTTCACGAATGACACGGGCGTGGTGACGCCCCATCATTCCCAGTCCGATGAGGCCTGCGCGCAGATTCGCCACTAGCTACCCGCCTTGGCGACAGCGTTGACGGCGGCAACAATCCGGTCAAGGTCATCCTGGCTCAGGGACGGGTGCACCGGAAGGGAGAGCACGCTTGCTGCCGCCTCTTCGGTGACGGGGAGGTCATCCGAGGTCTGGAAAGGCGCAAGACGGTGGTTGGGAATCGGGTAATAGACCCCGCAGCCAACGTTGTATTCCTCGCGCAGGGCCTTGGCAAAACCGTCACGGTCCTCAGCGATGCGGATCGTGTACTGGTGGTAAACGTGCTCGTAGCCTTCAGCGACCTTGGGCGTGACAACGCCTTCGATGTTCGCGTCGAAGAAGGCAGCATTTTCCTGGCGGGTCTTGGTCCAACCGTTGACCTTGGTCAGCTGGACGCGGCCAATGGCGGCATGGATGTTGGTCATGCGGCAGTTGAAGCCAACCAGTTCGTTCTCGTACTGGCGTTCCATGCCCTGGTTGCGGAGCAACCGGAGGCGACGCTCAACGTCGGCCAGACCAGTGCTGACCATGCCACCCTCACCCGACGTCATGTTCTTGGTGGGGTAAAGGCTGAACATGGCGAAGTCGCCGAAGGTGCCAACCTTGCGTCCATTGACTGCTGCGCCATGGGCCTGGGCAGCGTCCTCGAAGACCTTGACGCCGTGCTTGGTGGCAAGCGCGCCAATCGCATCGACGTTGAACGGGTGCCCGTAAAGGTGCACTGGCATGATGGCCGCTGTGCGGTCGGTGATTTTTGCTTCTACGGAAGCCGGGTCCAGCGTGTAGTGGTCCGGATCAACGTCAGCGAAAACGGGAGTGGCACCAGTCAGTGCCACCGAGTTGGCCGTCGCTGCGAAAGTAAACGACGGAACGATGACCTCGTCTCCAGCGCCGATGCCGGCAGCCAGCAGGCCCAGGTGAAGACCCGAGGTGCCGGAGTTAACGGCAACGGCGGCCCTGCCATCGAGGAGGACCTGGGAGAACTCCTCCTCGAAAGAGGCTACCTCCGTGCCCTGGGCGAGTTGGCCGGAAGCCAGCACGGCATCAACGGCCTTGCGCTCTTCATCGCCGATGATGGGTTTGGCCGGGGGAATGAATTCGGGGCTCATGCCTCTACCTCTCGAAGGGTCTCGTTCTGTTCAACATACGTTGCGCCGGTTTCCGGACACACCCAGTTCTCTCCGCTGCGCTGCAGCGGGAAACCAGCCTTGCCGACCCACCCGTGACGCTTGGCCGGAACTCCGACCATCAGGGCAAAATCCGGGACATCTTTAGCCACGACCGCTCCGGCGGCAACTGTGGCCCACCGTCCAATGGTCACGGGAGCAACGCACACGGCGCGGGCACCGATTGATGCGCCCTCGCGAATGGTGACGCCAACGGGCTCCCAATCGTGCGCGCTCTTCAAGCTGCCGTCCGGGCCGACAGCACGGGGGTAGGTGTCGTTGGTCAGCACAACTGCCGGGCCAATGAACACACCGGCTTCAAGTTCCGCGGGCTCGTAGACAAGTGCATAGTTCTGGACTTTGCAGTTGTCCCCCATCTTTACCCCGGTGCCGATATAGGCACCTCGTCCCACGATGCAATTGACGCCTAACTCGGCCTGCTCGCGGACTTGGGCAAGATGCCAAATCTTTGATCCATCACCAATTACCGCCTTGTCTGAAACATCGGCGCTCTCCGCAACCACTATCACCGGTGAAGGTCCTTCCTCATTGAGCACACGCGACAACGAGATTCATCTTAGCTGAGACACCATGCCGCGGCGTCAAGGGCCAACCGTGAAGGTCGCTCCGGTTTGTCCACATACGCCTCACCCGAGGCTGCAGGACGGCGTAAACGCCTCTAGCGTCAAGGGCAACGGCCTACCTCTGTTGGGCAGGCGCGTTACTGATCACGGGAAGACGGAAGCCATGACTTTGGAATGCACGTTGGTGAGGGGCCCGGCGGCCGCGGAGTTTTCGGCTCCGGAGGAATTGACCATCAGGGTCCCTGTGGGCACACCCGGAGCCCACCTTCAGACAATTCTCGGGGACGAGCGCGGGACTGGTTCATTGGCAGTGGATGGAAGGGATATAGCGGCCCTGACGGTTGGCCGGCCTCCCCTGGTGTCCGGTGCAATAATCGTCGATGGCCCCGCACCGCACCATCTCTCCGAGCCGGCGTCCCTGCCTCTCATGCTGCTTACACATTCGGGGCCCAGTGCCGGAGTCGTCTTCCGTATCCATCGCGGCCGCTTCCGGATAGGCCGCGGAGCCACGGAGATCTCCGTGCCGGATCCAGACATGTCCAGGGAGCACGCCATCCTGGATGTTTCCAGCACAGCACTGACCCTGAGTGGCGTCGCGGCCGTCAACCCGGTACTCGTGGATGGGCGCCCCTCGCGGCGCACGTCCCTGACGTCGGAATCAACAATTCTGTGCGGCAACAGCGTGTTCTCTGTCTCCACGGAGAGAGGTCCGCTCCCCGAAATTTCCAACGATGCCGGACGCTCCGTGGAGGAACCACTTGAGGTGCCTCATTCCGGACGGCAAGGAAACCGCATGGCGATCATCCTGGCCGCCGTGCTGCCGCTGATCGCAGGGGTTGGTCTGGCCATTGCCACCGGGATGTGGATGTATCTGGGATTCACCGCCATCTCCGCCGTCAGTCTCCTGATCCCGTTCATTACGGGACGGAAGAGCCGCCGGGAATGTAGATTGGCTGTGGCCCGCGCCGCTCAGGAGGATCTCGGCCGCCGGCAGCGTTGCTCTCCCTCCGCTGCGGAACTGGTGGTGGCTGCCTGCGGCAGGGCGGCCATGGAGGTTCGGGATGCAGCACGAGGCCAGTCCGATTCATCGTTGTCCCAATCGCCTGCAGATTCCCCCAGGGAAACCGTCAGCGCAGATTCCGGTAGCTGGATCCGTCTGGGCACAGCCGAGGCACAGGCAA
Above is a genomic segment from Arthrobacter sp. YN containing:
- a CDS encoding Gfo/Idh/MocA family protein, whose protein sequence is MANLRAGLIGLGMMGRHHARVIRELEGVDLVAVADSFGDPHNVADGLTVFNTVEELIAQGIDMAVAAVPTILHEEVALQLAEAGVHCLVEKPIANDSESGRRIAEAFESKGLIGAVGHIERFNPSLQSLRDRLENGDLGDVYQISTRRQGPFPARIADVGVVKDLATHDIDLTAWLAQSNFVNVVAHTTSRSGREHEDMVTAIGHLKSGVVTNHIVNWLSPMKERTTVVLGERGAFIADTISADLTFVENGTFQTDWDSVAAFRGVSEGSSTRFALAKREPLKMEHEAFRDAVLGKSLNIVTMAEGLETLRVAEAVLESAKSGSVITL
- a CDS encoding DegT/DnrJ/EryC1/StrS family aminotransferase, with amino-acid sequence MSPEFIPPAKPIIGDEERKAVDAVLASGQLAQGTEVASFEEEFSQVLLDGRAAVAVNSGTSGLHLGLLAAGIGAGDEVIVPSFTFAATANSVALTGATPVFADVDPDHYTLDPASVEAKITDRTAAIMPVHLYGHPFNVDAIGALATKHGVKVFEDAAQAHGAAVNGRKVGTFGDFAMFSLYPTKNMTSGEGGMVSTGLADVERRLRLLRNQGMERQYENELVGFNCRMTNIHAAIGRVQLTKVNGWTKTRQENAAFFDANIEGVVTPKVAEGYEHVYHQYTIRIAEDRDGFAKALREEYNVGCGVYYPIPNHRLAPFQTSDDLPVTEEAAASVLSLPVHPSLSQDDLDRIVAAVNAVAKAGS
- a CDS encoding acyltransferase, coding for MLNEEGPSPVIVVAESADVSDKAVIGDGSKIWHLAQVREQAELGVNCIVGRGAYIGTGVKMGDNCKVQNYALVYEPAELEAGVFIGPAVVLTNDTYPRAVGPDGSLKSAHDWEPVGVTIREGASIGARAVCVAPVTIGRWATVAAGAVVAKDVPDFALMVGVPAKRHGWVGKAGFPLQRSGENWVCPETGATYVEQNETLREVEA